From a single Nostoc sp. MS1 genomic region:
- a CDS encoding phytochelatin synthase family protein, which yields MDLDNLSQISKRDLEIIQLHQFQQPIYCCNVTAIAYAFTALGYLTTVDEIFYVTQLPIASVLDDGMTLAETYDTCRTYIERKGWPISIRVEHFDKPSITLESFIREVEVAVCDESDVHILNFNTRIVHENPSLEGGHFSLLADYDPKTQEVTIADTNPKRYTRFWKCPIQRLYAACVDKDSSSNRSRGMIVLRRQEKAMLAGNGAIHPSEIALSALHSENG from the coding sequence ATGGATTTAGATAACTTATCACAGATTTCTAAACGCGATTTGGAAATTATTCAACTACATCAGTTTCAACAACCTATTTACTGTTGCAATGTGACTGCGATCGCCTATGCTTTTACTGCATTAGGATACTTAACCACCGTTGATGAGATTTTCTACGTCACTCAACTGCCAATCGCATCGGTTTTAGATGATGGTATGACGTTAGCAGAAACTTACGATACCTGCCGCACTTATATTGAAAGAAAAGGATGGCCTATTTCAATTCGGGTAGAACATTTTGATAAACCGAGCATAACGCTGGAATCGTTTATCCGTGAGGTTGAAGTTGCTGTTTGTGATGAAAGTGACGTTCACATTCTAAACTTTAATACTCGCATTGTTCATGAAAACCCCAGCTTAGAAGGTGGTCACTTCTCTTTATTGGCAGACTATGACCCCAAAACTCAAGAAGTCACCATTGCAGATACAAATCCCAAACGATATACCCGTTTTTGGAAATGCCCAATTCAGCGTTTATATGCAGCCTGCGTAGATAAGGACTCCTCATCAAATCGTTCCCGTGGCATGATTGTGCTACGTAGACAGGAAAAAGCCATGTTAGCGGGTAACGGAGCAATTCATCCATCTGAAATCGCCTTAAGCGCTCTCCATTCTGAAAACGGTTGA
- a CDS encoding DUF928 domain-containing protein, producing MTTYLYKIPLFVAISLIFFSYTQVSAQPNQSLIFAAPPPPVDIGEPGKRAEAGSRGCEQANNQPLAAAKQLTALVPVYSSELVFATTIAEHPRFWFYVPYLSSFADGEFVLEDDAQNQLIYKTSLPNTPGVISLSLPSNTKPLEIDKQYRWYFNIYCKSDRQIIANVEGYVKRQQLNLSLKTQLKKAAPTKRIRLYAANGIWYEALNAAGELRRTNPQDPSWAMLLQAIGLNDFATQPNVECCTLK from the coding sequence ATGACAACCTATTTGTATAAAATTCCACTTTTTGTAGCTATCAGTTTAATATTTTTTAGCTATACACAAGTGTCTGCACAACCGAATCAATCATTAATATTTGCTGCGCCACCCCCACCAGTAGACATTGGGGAACCAGGTAAGCGAGCAGAAGCTGGTAGTCGCGGTTGTGAACAAGCCAATAATCAGCCCTTGGCTGCTGCAAAGCAGCTTACAGCCTTAGTGCCTGTTTATTCATCAGAATTGGTATTTGCCACAACGATCGCAGAACATCCTCGCTTCTGGTTCTACGTTCCTTACTTGTCTTCCTTTGCTGATGGAGAGTTTGTTCTAGAAGATGACGCACAAAATCAACTCATTTACAAAACTTCTTTGCCAAACACACCAGGAGTAATCAGTCTTAGCTTGCCATCAAACACAAAACCTCTGGAAATAGATAAACAATATCGTTGGTATTTTAATATTTACTGTAAAAGCGATCGCCAAATTATTGCCAATGTTGAAGGGTACGTTAAACGACAACAATTAAATTTAAGTCTCAAAACTCAACTAAAAAAAGCAGCACCAACCAAGCGCATAAGGCTTTATGCGGCAAATGGTATTTGGTATGAAGCGTTGAACGCTGCTGGAGAACTGCGGCGTACCAATCCGCAAGATCCTTCTTGGGCAATGCTTTTACAAGCTATAGGTTTGAATGATTTTGCTACTCAACCAAATGTAGAGTGCTGCACTCTAAAATAA
- a CDS encoding CHASE2 domain-containing protein, producing the protein MLNYRSSQGSPLEIAPKVTLTDVLRGKVNPAQVKDRIVLIGTTAQSFRDYIPTSYINEDGSHQEIPGVILQAQMVSQLVSAVKDGRPLLVVWPIWGEVLWIWSWSLIGGLIALGYERQSGVVHHSGIRLLVLGSGAISILYLLCFVFFTSGVWLPLVPSVIVLVVTGGINVICLNEQRSQRLLEV; encoded by the coding sequence ATGCTCAATTACCGTTCCTCTCAAGGTTCTCCTTTAGAAATTGCTCCTAAAGTTACGCTGACAGATGTATTGCGAGGGAAAGTAAATCCTGCTCAAGTCAAAGACCGAATCGTCCTCATCGGGACTACTGCTCAAAGTTTCCGTGATTATATTCCTACCTCTTACATAAATGAGGATGGTTCTCACCAGGAAATACCAGGGGTAATTCTGCAAGCACAGATGGTAAGCCAACTTGTAAGTGCAGTCAAAGATGGCAGACCTTTACTAGTTGTTTGGCCTATTTGGGGTGAAGTGTTATGGATTTGGAGTTGGTCTTTGATTGGTGGGCTAATTGCTTTGGGCTATGAGCGACAGTCGGGCGTAGTTCATCACTCAGGAATACGTCTATTAGTACTTGGTAGCGGTGCAATCAGCATTTTATACTTGCTTTGCTTCGTTTTCTTTACCTCTGGTGTTTGGCTTCCCCTTGTCCCGTCAGTAATAGTTTTAGTCGTCACTGGCGGTATAAATGTAATTTGCTTAAATGAGCAACGAAGTCAGCGACTACTTGAAGTTTGA
- a CDS encoding NHLP bacteriocin system secretion protein, which translates to MLEARQQYDDARASIDEAESQLKQLDLKEADAQRQYLSNVNEIKNIQAQLREQNSKAATLAQQDLQTATTRKNEIQEVKRDIAKLQQQLGNDSQIISQNSGRILEITVTSGQVINAGTRLGSIDAENPTSKMVGITYFPVGEGKKIQPGMTLQITPQTVKRERFGGIVGKITNVSPFPITREAAASVVGNPEVVAGLVGEKQEAFIQVFADLQPDSTNFSGYKWSSSEGPQLKISSGTTTSVRVKVEERSPITFVLPILRSVSGIY; encoded by the coding sequence GTGTTAGAAGCGCGGCAACAATACGACGATGCACGCGCCAGCATTGATGAAGCTGAATCTCAGTTAAAGCAACTAGACCTCAAGGAAGCCGATGCACAACGACAATACCTGTCGAATGTAAACGAAATTAAAAACATCCAAGCTCAGTTGCGAGAACAAAATAGTAAAGCAGCTACGCTGGCTCAACAAGACCTGCAAACTGCAACTACCCGCAAAAATGAAATTCAAGAAGTCAAGCGAGACATCGCCAAACTCCAACAGCAACTAGGCAATGACAGCCAAATTATCTCCCAAAACTCAGGACGTATTCTAGAAATTACAGTGACATCTGGACAGGTTATTAATGCTGGAACCCGTTTGGGTAGCATAGATGCAGAAAATCCAACTAGCAAAATGGTTGGCATTACTTATTTTCCAGTGGGAGAGGGCAAAAAAATTCAACCAGGGATGACGCTGCAAATTACACCCCAAACTGTGAAGCGAGAACGCTTTGGCGGTATCGTCGGTAAAATCACTAATGTCTCACCGTTTCCTATTACCAGAGAAGCTGCCGCTAGTGTAGTGGGTAATCCCGAAGTGGTGGCTGGTTTGGTGGGTGAGAAACAAGAGGCATTTATCCAAGTATTTGCTGATCTACAGCCAGACTCGACTAATTTTAGCGGCTATAAATGGTCTTCTTCTGAGGGGCCGCAGTTAAAAATCTCTTCTGGAACGACTACATCTGTGCGAGTCAAAGTGGAAGAGCGATCGCCAATTACATTTGTTTTACCTATTCTGAGGTCTGTCAGTGGTATCTACTAA
- a CDS encoding NHLP family bacteriocin export ABC transporter peptidase/permease/ATPase subunit: MVSTNPSLVTPINPLQFLQNLRKNSVRVKTPTLLQMEAVECGAAALGIILGYYGRIVPLPELRRECGVSRDGSKASNVVKAARRYGLQAKGFKKELDQLPDLSLPYIVFWNFNHFLVVEGFSSSWVYLNDPATGPRKVSRQEFDEGYTGVVLVMEPGAEFAQGGRKPSLILSLWKRLQGSIGVLIYCLLAGFLLTLVGLAVPVFSQVFVDEILVQGRQHWLRPLLLAMAIAAILQGILTLLRLRYLRRLKVKLSVGMSSRFLWHILRLPVSFYAQRFAGEISNRASLNDQVADVLSGRLASTLIDAVMVIFYALIMLQYDWVLTLLVVSFAAVNVLTLQWISRQRVDANQRLIQEYGKAAGASIAALQSIETLKASGLESDFFSRWSGYYTKAINSQQELGLTNQTFSVLPTLLSSLSAMALLVVGGLRVMNGNLSIGMLIAFQGLMQSFLLPVNNLVSFGTTLQEMEGNLIRLDDVLDNSVDEAGGSGSTTLTNQRQVVAERSRGEAGISNYSPSSPLSPLPRLQGYVELKNVTFGYSRLDPPLISNFSLSVKPGQRVALVGGSGSGKSTIAKLVSGLYEPWEGEICFDGQARKQIARSLLTNSVAMVEQDISMFGGTVRENLTLWDSTVPDKNLLQAVKDAAIDDVIFSMSGGFDAQLIEGAANLSGGQRQRLEIARALVNNPSILIMDEATSALDSETEKIIDQNLRRRGCTCLIVAHRLSTIRDCDEIIVLEGGKVVQRGTHEQLWQVEGVYSRLISSEEGA, from the coding sequence GTGGTATCTACTAATCCTTCATTAGTAACCCCTATTAATCCTTTGCAGTTTTTGCAAAACCTGCGGAAAAATTCGGTGCGGGTAAAAACTCCTACGCTTTTGCAAATGGAAGCAGTAGAATGTGGTGCTGCTGCTCTGGGAATAATTTTAGGTTACTATGGTCGGATTGTACCTTTGCCAGAACTGCGGCGAGAATGCGGAGTTTCCCGCGATGGTAGCAAAGCTTCTAATGTCGTCAAAGCTGCTAGAAGATATGGACTCCAGGCAAAAGGCTTTAAAAAGGAACTGGATCAGTTGCCAGACCTCAGCCTTCCTTATATTGTGTTCTGGAACTTCAACCACTTTTTGGTAGTAGAGGGATTTAGTTCTAGTTGGGTGTACCTGAATGACCCAGCTACCGGGCCGCGCAAGGTGTCTCGGCAAGAATTTGACGAGGGGTACACCGGAGTAGTTCTGGTCATGGAACCAGGAGCGGAGTTTGCACAAGGAGGTCGCAAACCCAGCCTAATTTTATCTTTGTGGAAACGCTTACAGGGTTCTATTGGTGTTTTAATTTACTGTCTGCTGGCGGGATTTTTGTTAACACTCGTGGGGCTAGCAGTACCTGTATTTAGTCAAGTGTTTGTAGATGAAATTCTGGTGCAAGGACGACAACATTGGCTGCGGCCATTATTGCTGGCAATGGCGATCGCGGCAATACTTCAAGGAATACTAACTCTGTTGCGATTGCGCTATCTCCGCCGCTTAAAAGTCAAGCTGTCTGTGGGAATGTCTAGCCGTTTTCTCTGGCACATCCTGCGCCTACCCGTAAGTTTTTACGCCCAACGGTTTGCAGGTGAAATTAGTAATCGCGCCAGTCTCAATGACCAAGTTGCTGATGTGCTTTCGGGTAGGTTGGCAAGTACCCTTATTGATGCAGTGATGGTGATTTTTTACGCCCTGATTATGCTGCAATATGATTGGGTGCTGACTTTGTTAGTAGTTAGCTTTGCTGCTGTAAATGTCTTAACCTTGCAGTGGATTTCTCGTCAGCGCGTCGATGCTAATCAACGATTAATCCAAGAGTATGGCAAAGCCGCAGGCGCGTCTATAGCTGCTTTGCAAAGTATAGAAACCTTGAAAGCATCAGGGTTAGAATCTGATTTCTTTTCTCGATGGTCAGGTTATTACACTAAAGCGATCAATTCTCAGCAGGAATTAGGCCTAACAAACCAGACTTTTTCTGTATTACCTACACTTTTGTCGTCACTTTCAGCGATGGCCTTGTTGGTTGTGGGTGGTTTACGGGTGATGAATGGAAATTTGAGCATCGGAATGCTCATCGCCTTTCAAGGACTAATGCAGAGTTTTTTACTACCTGTGAACAATCTGGTGAGCTTTGGTACTACTTTGCAAGAAATGGAAGGGAATTTGATTCGTTTAGATGATGTGCTGGATAACTCGGTTGATGAGGCAGGGGGCAGTGGTTCGACTACGCTCACCAACCAGAGGCAGGTGGTCGCCGAGCGCAGTCGAGGTGAGGCAGGAATCAGTAATTATTCTCCCTCATCTCCCTTATCTCCTCTACCTCGATTGCAGGGATATGTCGAACTGAAAAATGTCACGTTTGGCTATAGCCGCTTAGATCCGCCTTTGATTAGCAACTTTAGCCTTTCAGTGAAGCCTGGACAACGAGTAGCACTTGTAGGTGGGAGTGGTTCTGGTAAGTCTACCATTGCCAAACTCGTAAGCGGACTCTACGAACCTTGGGAGGGGGAAATTTGCTTTGATGGTCAAGCTAGAAAACAGATTGCGCGATCGCTACTTACTAACTCTGTGGCTATGGTAGAACAGGACATTTCCATGTTTGGCGGTACTGTTAGGGAAAATTTAACTTTATGGGATAGCACAGTACCAGATAAAAACTTGCTCCAGGCTGTTAAGGATGCTGCCATTGATGATGTCATCTTCTCTATGTCTGGCGGATTTGATGCCCAACTGATTGAAGGAGCAGCTAATTTAAGTGGAGGTCAACGGCAACGTCTAGAAATAGCCCGTGCTTTGGTAAATAATCCCTCAATCTTAATTATGGATGAAGCTACCAGTGCCTTGGATTCGGAAACGGAAAAAATTATCGATCAAAATCTGCGGCGACGGGGATGTACTTGCTTGATTGTGGCACACCGATTAAGCACCATCCGCGACTGTGATGAAATCATCGTTCTTGAAGGTGGAAAGGTCGTGCAACGAGGCACTCATGAGCAATTGTGGCAAGTAGAGGGGGTTTACTCACGATTGATTAGCAGTGAGGAGGGTGCTTAA
- a CDS encoding NHLP bacteriocin export ABC transporter permease/ATPase subunit, with translation MVINPVRMKDLQGQLYGFKGNEPILLNDPQMIWIVQSGSVALFAVTVKNDVIEGTRRYLCSSEPGNALFGTLDSGQHYRILAVPMGEVELLKVDREYFAELVADEDARIVALVQGWLRQLETALSYIVTPAIQVRAVGEARFSLINGQTLQPERDAIAWAQIQQGTVRWMGFEQLTLDSTSGIFPLTDGMWLEAIGEVQLATQTTSAIATADILLGGLSQLHTQLLQYIHILQQQETQEELQRLSDRDRLNHQVTAEALGELASSLGTQAATFFLEGKPLLVAAGAVGRSLGVTIRPPARSQDLKRVKEPLEAIARASRLRMRRILLRDNWWEKDCGPLVAYTQEDHQPVALLPISATSYEIFYPGSRTRLSVDANIASTLNPCAYMFYRSLPDKVLKAGDLLRFALKNRGKDLLIIVLTGIAATLLGMLTPQATAILIDNAIPDSDRGLLLQVGLGLLVAALATAVFRLAQGFVLLRVESISDASTQAAVWDRLLNLPVSFFRQYTTGDLQSRVTSISTIRRLLSGTTLITLVTSLFSLLNLGLLFYYSWQLALVAVAVAIVAIAVTSFSGILLIRKVRPLLEVKGNIFGQTVQLINGISKLRVAGAQERGFAFWSKNYSRQIKLELSTQNVEDAVALFNTVMPTLTSAVLFWFTIQQLQEAQIAGSIGLTIGTFLAFNTAFGTFIKGATDASNTVIGALQVIPQWQRAQPILATIPEVDLTKADPGKLNGRITVDYVSFRYRKDGMLTLDDVSLHTEPGEFIALVGGSGSGKSTILRLLLGFETPEDGTIYYDGQDLSGLDVDAVRRQLGVVLQGGQLTAASIFDNIAGGAHITLDEAWEAARMSGFADDVAAMPMSMHTVISEGGGNLSGGQRQRLLIARALALKPRILLFDEATSALDNRTQAIVSESLEKLQVTRIAIAHRLSTIRNAHRIYVLQSGRIVQQGTFDQLAAQEGIFAQLMARQMT, from the coding sequence ATGGTTATCAACCCAGTTAGGATGAAAGATTTACAGGGGCAATTATATGGTTTTAAGGGTAATGAACCAATTCTGTTAAACGACCCGCAGATGATTTGGATTGTCCAGTCCGGCTCTGTGGCGTTGTTTGCGGTCACAGTTAAAAATGATGTGATAGAAGGAACTCGTCGTTATTTGTGCAGTAGCGAACCAGGAAACGCACTTTTCGGCACTCTTGATAGTGGTCAGCACTACCGAATCTTGGCAGTACCTATGGGAGAGGTGGAACTGCTAAAGGTTGACAGGGAATATTTTGCAGAGTTAGTGGCTGACGAGGATGCTAGGATAGTTGCTTTAGTACAGGGATGGTTGCGGCAACTGGAAACTGCACTTTCCTACATTGTCACGCCAGCAATTCAAGTCCGAGCAGTAGGAGAAGCGCGGTTTTCCTTGATTAATGGTCAGACTCTCCAACCTGAACGAGATGCAATCGCCTGGGCGCAGATTCAGCAAGGAACTGTTCGCTGGATGGGGTTTGAGCAATTAACTTTAGATTCAACATCAGGGATTTTTCCTCTAACTGATGGTATGTGGTTAGAAGCCATAGGTGAGGTTCAACTAGCTACTCAAACTACCAGTGCAATTGCCACCGCAGATATCTTACTTGGGGGGCTTTCTCAACTGCACACTCAACTGCTGCAATATATTCACATTCTACAGCAGCAGGAAACACAGGAAGAACTACAACGACTGAGCGATCGCGATCGCCTCAATCATCAGGTGACAGCCGAGGCTTTAGGAGAACTAGCATCTTCCTTGGGAACACAAGCCGCAACCTTTTTCTTAGAAGGCAAGCCACTGTTAGTTGCGGCTGGTGCTGTGGGCAGGTCTTTGGGTGTCACAATTCGTCCTCCTGCTCGCTCACAAGACCTCAAGCGCGTTAAGGAACCCTTAGAAGCAATTGCCAGAGCCTCGCGGTTACGGATGCGACGGATTCTGCTGCGTGATAATTGGTGGGAAAAGGACTGTGGGCCTTTGGTTGCCTACACCCAAGAGGATCATCAACCTGTGGCATTATTGCCCATTTCTGCCACAAGCTACGAAATTTTTTACCCAGGATCTCGCACTCGTTTGAGTGTAGATGCTAATATTGCTTCAACGCTGAACCCCTGTGCTTATATGTTTTATCGGTCTTTGCCCGATAAAGTCCTAAAAGCTGGGGATTTATTGCGGTTTGCGCTGAAAAATCGTGGCAAGGATCTGCTAATTATTGTTTTGACTGGCATTGCCGCCACACTCTTGGGGATGCTCACACCTCAAGCCACTGCCATTTTAATTGATAACGCAATTCCTGATAGCGATCGCGGATTGTTGCTACAAGTTGGGTTGGGGTTACTAGTTGCAGCTTTGGCGACGGCAGTATTTCGGCTGGCTCAGGGATTTGTACTTTTGCGGGTAGAATCAATTTCTGATGCTTCCACCCAAGCTGCTGTGTGGGATCGACTGCTCAACCTGCCAGTATCTTTTTTCCGTCAATACACTACAGGGGATCTTCAGTCCCGCGTTACATCGATTAGCACCATCCGCCGTCTACTAAGTGGTACAACCCTCATCACTCTGGTTACAAGTCTGTTCTCGTTACTGAACTTAGGACTTTTGTTTTACTATAGCTGGCAGTTAGCTTTAGTTGCTGTGGCTGTAGCAATAGTTGCGATCGCTGTTACTAGTTTCTCTGGGATACTGCTGATTCGCAAGGTTCGCCCACTGCTGGAAGTCAAGGGGAATATCTTTGGGCAGACGGTGCAGTTAATTAACGGTATTTCTAAACTACGTGTTGCTGGAGCGCAAGAGCGGGGTTTTGCTTTTTGGAGCAAAAATTATAGTCGGCAAATTAAACTGGAACTCAGCACCCAGAACGTTGAAGATGCGGTTGCTCTTTTCAATACAGTCATGCCAACGCTAACTTCTGCTGTTTTGTTTTGGTTTACTATCCAACAGCTTCAGGAGGCTCAAATTGCCGGTAGCATCGGTCTAACCATTGGTACTTTTTTGGCTTTCAATACTGCCTTTGGTACTTTTATTAAAGGTGCTACAGATGCCAGCAATACAGTTATTGGCGCTCTGCAAGTCATCCCCCAGTGGCAACGCGCTCAACCAATTTTGGCAACTATCCCAGAAGTGGATCTTACCAAAGCTGATCCTGGTAAACTTAATGGGAGAATTACTGTGGATTATGTTAGCTTCCGCTACCGCAAAGATGGGATGTTGACCTTAGATGATGTCAGTTTACATACCGAGCCTGGGGAGTTTATTGCACTTGTAGGCGGTTCTGGAAGTGGTAAATCTACTATCTTGAGGTTGCTATTAGGATTTGAGACACCTGAAGATGGCACTATCTATTATGATGGACAAGATTTGTCTGGGTTAGATGTTGATGCAGTGCGCCGACAGTTGGGTGTGGTTTTGCAAGGTGGGCAACTGACGGCAGCTTCGATTTTCGATAATATTGCTGGTGGCGCTCATATTACTCTAGATGAAGCCTGGGAAGCAGCCCGAATGTCTGGGTTTGCCGACGATGTTGCCGCTATGCCCATGTCTATGCACACTGTAATTAGTGAAGGAGGCGGCAATCTTTCTGGAGGACAACGACAACGTTTATTGATTGCCCGTGCTTTGGCATTAAAACCCCGCATTTTATTATTCGATGAAGCAACCAGTGCTTTAGATAACAGAACTCAAGCAATTGTCAGCGAAAGTTTAGAAAAGTTACAAGTTACCAGAATAGCGATCGCTCATCGACTAAGCACAATTCGTAATGCTCATCGCATTTATGTACTACAATCAGGACGAATTGTGCAACAAGGAACTTTTGACCAGCTAGCTGCTCAGGAGGGAATATTTGCTCAGTTAATGGCTCGACAAATGACATAG
- a CDS encoding heavy metal translocating P-type ATPase, with product MTQTPSLKTQQMQVKGMDCASCAAKIETALEKLVGVVEVSVSVATERLTISYNPQQVTEADIKNRVVSLGYTITTPTSQTHDHNHKHDYKHNHDHDHHHDHDHGHSHGDGKFNLKAEIFGVVLVIALLAGGMIFQKALHETPYSIGEYAVFIPAYLLSGWTVLKAAGRNILKGQVFDENFLMTIATVGAIAIHQLPEAVAVMLFYRIGELFQEYSVNRSRRSIKSLLEVRPDSANLKVNGSIKAVSPEAVRVGDMILVKPGEKIPLDGEILEGMSQVDTSALTGESVPRIVKIGETVLAGMINQTGVLTLRVTKLFGESSIAKILDLVENATNKKAQTEKFITRFARYYTPVVVIVSLLVALLPPLFIAGATHEQWVYRALILLVISCPCGLVISIPLGYFGGIGGAAKQGILVKGSIFLDALTNVKTVVFDKTGTLTQGVFKVTQIVTKNGFSESQLLTLAAKVESHSTHPIAVSIREAYHQSIDDTDVTDYEEIAGHGIRAKVNSQIVLAGNDRLLHREHIDHDTCNVEGTVVHLAVDQRYAGYILIADQIKDDATQAIHDLKRVGVERTVMLTGDNKMVAQSVAHQLGVDSYLAELLPEGKVQAIEQLLSRTDKGKVVFVGDGINDAPVIARADIGMAMGALGSDAAIETADVVIMTDAPSKVAQAIQVAKKTRKVVVQNIVLAMGIKGLFIILGIFGVATLWEAVFADVGVALLAILNATRVLK from the coding sequence ATGACTCAAACTCCATCACTCAAAACTCAGCAGATGCAGGTCAAAGGGATGGATTGTGCAAGCTGCGCGGCCAAGATTGAAACAGCCTTGGAAAAGTTAGTAGGTGTAGTTGAAGTATCTGTGAGTGTTGCAACTGAACGCCTAACAATTTCTTACAATCCGCAACAGGTTACTGAGGCAGACATAAAAAATCGAGTGGTGAGTTTGGGCTATACAATTACTACTCCCACGTCACAGACGCACGACCATAACCACAAGCATGACTACAAGCATAACCACGACCACGACCATCACCATGACCACGACCACGGGCATAGTCATGGTGATGGTAAATTTAATTTGAAGGCAGAAATTTTTGGAGTGGTTTTAGTTATAGCTCTTTTAGCTGGAGGAATGATTTTCCAGAAAGCGCTGCATGAAACACCATACAGTATCGGAGAATATGCGGTCTTCATCCCTGCATATTTGTTGAGCGGTTGGACTGTATTGAAGGCAGCAGGACGGAATATTCTTAAAGGGCAGGTGTTTGACGAAAATTTTCTCATGACTATTGCGACTGTGGGGGCGATCGCTATTCATCAACTTCCTGAAGCCGTGGCTGTGATGCTGTTTTATCGGATTGGAGAACTATTTCAAGAATATTCCGTTAATCGTTCACGCCGCTCCATCAAATCACTTTTGGAAGTGCGTCCTGACAGTGCAAATCTTAAAGTGAATGGTTCTATCAAAGCTGTTTCGCCAGAAGCTGTTCGAGTAGGAGACATGATTTTGGTCAAACCAGGCGAAAAGATTCCGCTAGATGGTGAAATTTTAGAAGGAATGTCTCAAGTTGATACCTCTGCTTTAACTGGAGAATCTGTTCCCCGAATAGTCAAAATTGGAGAAACCGTATTAGCAGGAATGATTAACCAGACAGGCGTGTTGACCCTGCGAGTAACAAAACTGTTTGGTGAATCGTCAATTGCCAAAATTCTCGATTTGGTAGAAAACGCTACCAATAAGAAAGCACAAACAGAGAAGTTTATCACTCGTTTTGCTCGCTACTATACGCCAGTTGTCGTTATTGTGTCGCTCTTAGTCGCTCTGTTACCGCCCTTATTTATTGCTGGTGCAACTCATGAACAATGGGTTTATCGTGCTTTGATTTTACTTGTTATTTCTTGTCCTTGTGGTTTAGTCATTAGCATTCCCCTTGGTTACTTTGGAGGTATTGGTGGCGCTGCTAAACAGGGTATTCTCGTCAAAGGCTCAATCTTTCTTGATGCTCTAACTAACGTTAAAACTGTTGTATTTGATAAAACTGGTACTCTGACTCAAGGTGTCTTTAAGGTCACACAGATCGTAACTAAAAATGGTTTTTCAGAGTCTCAACTGCTAACTCTAGCAGCAAAGGTTGAATCTCACTCCACCCATCCAATTGCAGTATCGATCCGTGAAGCATACCATCAATCAATCGATGATACAGATGTAACTGACTATGAAGAAATTGCAGGTCATGGCATCCGTGCCAAAGTGAATAGTCAGATTGTGTTAGCTGGAAACGATCGCCTTTTACATCGAGAACACATTGACCATGATACCTGCAATGTGGAAGGAACTGTTGTTCATCTTGCCGTAGATCAACGCTATGCAGGCTACATCCTGATTGCCGATCAAATTAAAGATGATGCGACTCAAGCTATTCACGACCTCAAACGAGTCGGGGTTGAGCGAACTGTAATGCTGACAGGCGACAACAAAATGGTTGCGCAAAGTGTTGCTCATCAATTAGGTGTAGATTCCTACCTAGCTGAATTGTTGCCAGAAGGAAAAGTCCAGGCAATTGAGCAGTTATTAAGCCGAACTGATAAAGGTAAAGTTGTATTTGTGGGAGATGGCATCAATGATGCCCCTGTCATTGCTAGAGCCGATATTGGCATGGCAATGGGCGCTTTGGGTTCGGATGCTGCGATTGAAACGGCTGACGTAGTAATTATGACCGATGCACCCTCTAAGGTCGCTCAAGCGATTCAGGTTGCTAAAAAAACCCGGAAAGTCGTTGTGCAGAACATTGTACTAGCAATGGGTATTAAAGGGTTATTTATCATTTTAGGGATATTTGGTGTTGCAACGCTTTGGGAAGCCGTGTTTGCTGATGTTGGTGTTGCATTATTAGCAATCTTAAACGCCACACGAGTTTTGAAATAG
- a CDS encoding ArsR/SmtB family transcription factor, which yields MNKHNNKQDLERIQSSDIPTCDTHLVHLDNVRSIKAQILSSDQAQQIAQICGIFADPNRLRLISALFSGELCVCDLAALTKMTESAVSHQLRLLKAMRLVNYRREGKNVYYSLADNHTINLYGFLVEHLDK from the coding sequence ATGAATAAGCACAATAACAAACAAGACTTAGAGCGAATACAAAGTTCTGACATCCCTACCTGTGACACTCATCTAGTGCATCTAGATAATGTACGGTCAATCAAAGCACAAATCTTGTCTTCAGATCAGGCACAACAGATAGCCCAAATATGCGGAATATTTGCAGATCCAAATCGTCTTAGGCTGATATCAGCATTGTTCTCTGGGGAATTATGTGTTTGTGATTTAGCGGCATTAACAAAAATGACCGAATCGGCAGTTTCTCATCAACTGAGATTATTGAAAGCGATGCGTCTAGTTAATTACCGTCGAGAAGGAAAAAATGTTTATTACAGCTTGGCTGATAATCATACTATCAATTTATATGGCTTTTTAGTAGAACACTTAGATAAGTAA